In Planctomycetota bacterium, one genomic interval encodes:
- a CDS encoding TIGR03546 family protein has protein sequence MFTWKILNRLYKLLNGEISPKQIAGGIAFGMIVGLTPTFSLHNLLVLLLICIIRVNVSAFIFSSVVFGLLSFLVDPAAHMLGYLLLVQMEFLRPLWTMLYNMPLVPLTGFNNTVLLGSVTISLALFYPNLRFSEKGIIYYRAQLIPKLENTRFVKGVKASRPYNWYIKITKANALVNKVKSAGDKINTLTGGGTKG, from the coding sequence ATGTTCACCTGGAAGATACTCAATCGTTTATACAAGCTACTCAACGGCGAAATCTCGCCCAAGCAGATAGCCGGCGGAATCGCCTTCGGGATGATTGTCGGCCTGACCCCGACCTTCTCGCTCCACAACCTGCTGGTGCTGCTGTTAATCTGCATCATCCGGGTCAATGTCTCGGCATTTATCTTCTCATCGGTCGTGTTCGGACTGCTGTCATTCCTGGTTGACCCGGCCGCGCATATGCTCGGATATCTGCTCCTGGTCCAGATGGAATTCCTCAGGCCGCTCTGGACCATGCTCTATAATATGCCGCTGGTGCCGCTGACCGGATTCAATAACACCGTGTTATTAGGCAGCGTTACTATCTCGCTGGCATTATTCTATCCGAACCTGCGGTTTTCGGAAAAGGGCATCATCTATTATCGGGCTCAACTGATACCCAAACTGGAGAACACCAGATTCGTTAAGGGCGTAAAGGCCAGCCGGCCCTATAACTGGTATATTAAAATAACCAAGGCCAATGCGCTGGTTAACAAGGTCAAGTCCGCCGGAGATAAAATCAATACCCTGACCGGCGGCGGAACTAAAGGATAA
- a CDS encoding diguanylate cyclase, which translates to MIGTKFLSRQPKWLVFILGLLVIAVIHIIDYSSVKGMVFSPFYLLPIYLATWFVGTWAGIVMSVVSSISWLVHDVNEGYAYAGPVITYWNMVARLLLYFIVTHILSALKASLHHERRLARSDNLTGVSNNLDFTEITANMMARANQEKKPLSVAFLDVDDFKSINDRFGHSAGDKLLRLAAEAIRKNIRPTDLVSRNGGDEFVILIADSGADEAREIVQRVNRGLLSAMKENKFDTTFSIGLVTCNTMPCSLDEMLKLADNLMYQAKAGGKNSIKSDVFGDKSCAPEKAIVTTGKN; encoded by the coding sequence ATGATTGGCACAAAATTCCTAAGTCGGCAGCCCAAATGGCTGGTGTTCATCTTAGGACTGTTGGTTATTGCCGTAATCCATATAATTGATTATTCTTCAGTGAAGGGAATGGTCTTCTCGCCCTTTTATCTCCTGCCGATTTATTTGGCCACCTGGTTTGTTGGCACCTGGGCCGGCATTGTTATGTCCGTGGTCAGCAGTATTTCCTGGCTGGTGCACGATGTGAACGAGGGCTATGCTTACGCGGGCCCGGTTATTACTTACTGGAATATGGTGGCCCGGCTCCTGCTATATTTTATTGTGACCCATATCCTGTCGGCGCTCAAGGCATCTTTGCATCATGAGAGAAGATTAGCCCGTTCCGATAACCTGACTGGGGTGTCCAACAACCTCGACTTCACCGAAATTACCGCTAATATGATGGCCAGGGCCAATCAGGAAAAGAAACCATTGAGCGTGGCGTTTCTGGATGTGGATGATTTCAAATCCATCAATGACCGGTTCGGCCACAGCGCCGGTGATAAACTATTGCGACTGGCAGCTGAGGCCATCAGGAAGAATATCCGGCCGACCGACCTGGTCTCCCGCAACGGCGGGGATGAATTCGTGATACTCATTGCCGACAGCGGGGCTGACGAGGCGCGCGAGATTGTCCAGCGGGTCAACCGCGGCCTGTTGTCCGCAATGAAAGAGAATAAATTTGATACCACCTTCAGCATCGGACTGGTCACCTGCAATACCATGCCCTGTTCTCTCGACGAGATGCTTAAATTAGCCGATAACCTGATGTATCAGGCCAAGGCCGGCGGTAAGAATTCTATTAAGAGCGATGTCTTCGGGGATAAATCTTGCGCGCCGGAAAAGGCAATTGTAACCACGGGTAAGAATTAG
- a CDS encoding TldD/PmbA family protein yields the protein MKNLCNVALEAAHSRGATYADIRIIETKNENINVRNGKVANFDQAESLGAGIRVIANGAWGFASTSKVNKEDIARTAAIAVEIALASAMLKKDDIQLTKEKTYVDFWQTPFVIDPFAVNKDEKLELLFKIDAILRKDKAIRQAFCGMGFKKEHQYLATSEGSFIEQILLRSGAGYSVTAVGNGDNQVRSFPSSFGGQYCTMGYELINSLHLVDNAERIRKEAVALLKAPVCPSGKKDLILGGSQLALQIHESTGHPTELDRVLGMEESFAGRSFLTQEKFGKLKYGSEIVNLVADGTVPGGLATVGYDDDAVRAQRWHLVHNGLFCGYQTTRELAGKNAENKSNGCCRADGFSRIPMTRNNNISLMPGSWELDDLIKDTKDGIYMDFNKSWSIDQMRLNFQFGCEIGWEIKNGKKTRMVKHPNYQGITPEFWNSCDAICNDRHWVLWGVPNCGKGEPMQTAEMSHGCAPTRFRNVNVGVK from the coding sequence ATGAAAAATCTATGCAATGTCGCCTTAGAAGCCGCGCACAGCCGGGGCGCGACCTACGCTGATATCAGAATCATCGAGACCAAGAACGAGAATATCAATGTCCGTAACGGCAAAGTGGCTAATTTCGACCAGGCCGAGTCGCTGGGCGCGGGTATCCGGGTCATTGCCAACGGCGCCTGGGGATTCGCTTCCACTTCCAAAGTCAACAAAGAAGACATCGCCCGGACCGCGGCTATTGCCGTTGAAATCGCCCTGGCCTCGGCGATGCTCAAGAAGGACGATATCCAACTGACCAAGGAAAAGACCTATGTGGATTTCTGGCAGACGCCATTTGTGATTGACCCGTTCGCGGTTAATAAGGACGAGAAGCTGGAACTGCTGTTCAAGATAGACGCCATCCTGCGCAAGGACAAGGCCATCCGCCAGGCATTTTGCGGAATGGGGTTCAAGAAGGAACACCAATACCTGGCCACCTCAGAAGGCAGTTTCATTGAGCAGATTCTCCTGCGTTCCGGCGCGGGTTATTCGGTCACGGCCGTGGGCAACGGCGATAACCAGGTCCGGTCGTTCCCGTCTTCATTCGGCGGGCAGTATTGCACCATGGGTTATGAACTGATAAATTCCCTGCATCTGGTGGACAACGCCGAGCGCATCCGCAAGGAGGCCGTGGCCCTGCTCAAGGCGCCGGTCTGCCCGTCCGGCAAAAAGGACCTGATTCTGGGCGGCTCGCAACTGGCCCTCCAGATTCACGAATCAACCGGGCATCCGACCGAGCTGGACCGGGTGCTGGGCATGGAAGAGAGTTTCGCCGGCCGGAGCTTTTTGACCCAGGAGAAGTTCGGCAAGCTGAAATACGGTTCTGAGATTGTCAATCTGGTGGCGGACGGCACAGTGCCGGGCGGATTGGCCACGGTGGGTTATGACGATGACGCGGTCCGGGCCCAGAGATGGCATCTGGTCCATAACGGACTGTTCTGCGGATACCAGACCACGCGCGAACTGGCCGGCAAGAACGCCGAGAACAAGAGCAACGGCTGCTGCCGGGCTGACGGGTTCAGCCGCATCCCGATGACCCGGAACAATAATATCTCGCTGATGCCGGGCAGTTGGGAACTGGACGACCTGATAAAAGACACCAAGGACGGCATCTATATGGATTTCAACAAGTCCTGGAGCATCGACCAGATGCGCCTGAATTTCCAGTTCGGCTGCGAAATCGGCTGGGAAATAAAGAACGGCAAGAAGACCCGGATGGTAAAACATCCGAATTACCAGGGCATCACGCCGGAATTCTGGAACTCCTGCGACGCCATCTGCAATGACAGGCACTGGGTGCTTTGGGGCGTGCCCAATTGCGGCAAGGGCGAACCGATGCAGACGGCTGAGATGTCGCACGGCTGCGCGCCGACCCGGTTCAGGAATGTCAATGTCGGGGTAAAATAA
- a CDS encoding metallopeptidase family protein, giving the protein MKRDEFEKLVIDAIDNLPEQFRSKIKNLAVVIEDKPSERTHRILGLPPHPTSPQRGEEKGEGFNPHRHDIILGLYEGVPLSERTHMYGMVMPDKITIYKKNIEQVCSNDDQIKQAVIHTVQHEVAHHFGISDEELRKGGVY; this is encoded by the coding sequence ATGAAACGAGACGAGTTTGAGAAATTGGTGATAGACGCCATAGACAACCTGCCGGAGCAATTCAGGTCCAAGATTAAAAACCTGGCCGTGGTCATAGAAGACAAACCCAGTGAGCGGACGCATCGGATTTTGGGTTTGCCCCCTCACCCAACCTCTCCCCAGAGGGGAGAGGAGAAAGGTGAGGGGTTTAATCCGCACAGACACGATATTATATTAGGGCTGTATGAAGGCGTGCCGCTGTCCGAACGGACCCATATGTATGGCATGGTCATGCCGGACAAGATTACCATCTACAAGAAGAACATAGAGCAGGTCTGTAGCAATGATGACCAGATAAAGCAGGCCGTTATTCATACGGTCCAGCACGAGGTAGCGCACCATTTCGGCATTTCGGATGAGGAACTACGCAAGGGCGGAGTGTACTAA
- a CDS encoding ORF6N domain-containing protein, with translation MPIEKIENKILHLRGKKVMIDEDLALLYGVPTKQLKRQVKRNIERFPDDFMFELTKQEYRSFLRCQIGTSSWGGRRYLPYAFTEQGVAMLSSVLNSKKAILVNIQIMRAFTNLRREILTYTALKRKIDGMERDYDSKFKVVFVALRQLMAEETKPKPRIGFHRQ, from the coding sequence ATGCCTATTGAGAAAATAGAGAATAAAATATTACACTTAAGGGGTAAAAAGGTAATGATTGATGAAGACCTGGCATTGCTCTACGGCGTGCCGACCAAGCAGTTAAAAAGGCAGGTCAAAAGAAATATAGAAAGATTCCCTGATGACTTTATGTTTGAATTAACCAAGCAGGAATATCGTAGCTTTTTAAGGTGCCAAATTGGCACCTCAAGTTGGGGCGGACGCAGATACCTTCCTTATGCATTTACAGAACAGGGTGTGGCGATGCTATCAAGTGTGTTAAACAGCAAGAAAGCCATACTGGTTAATATCCAGATTATGCGGGCTTTCACCAATCTCAGGCGGGAAATATTAACTTATACCGCCTTAAAACGCAAGATAGACGGAATGGAAAGGGACTATGACAGCAAGTTTAAGGTTGTATTCGTGGCCCTCAGGCAACTGATGGCGGAAGAAACCAAGCCTAAACCAAGAATCGGATTCCATAGACAGTAG
- the gyrA gene encoding DNA topoisomerase (ATP-hydrolyzing) subunit A, whose amino-acid sequence MSKDSKKPESDAVDKNALPNPTSVVDIGIEDEMKNSYLTYAMSVIVSRALPDVRDGLKPSQRRILIAMNDLNLGPRSKHRKCAKIAGDTSGNYHPHGEQVVYPTLVRMAQDFACRYILVDGQGNFGSIDGDPPAAMRYTEARLTDFSSKMLEDLDKNTVDMVPNYDETREEPTVLPSAFPNLLCNGSSGIAVGMATSIPPHNLGEVVDGIVKVIEKPEVEIEELMEIVKGPDFPTGGTICGNKGIIDAYKTGRGIITVRAKISTEEVKGGRTNVVVTEIPYNQEKNKIIERIAQLVKDNRIQGVSDIRDESDRDGMRIVVEIKRGEEPQITINQLYENTPLQDNFSIIMIALVNSRPLLLNLKQILVAYKDHRIEIIRRRTKYLLDKAEAELHILEGLYIAVDNIDDIIKLIKRSKSPDEARVKLIEKYSLSEIQAEAILQMRLQKLTGLEREKLEADIKKHKEEITDYKAILADNDLVLDIIKEDLYELKEKYADKRRSEILKRDVKEFVLEELITKEDVAVVISHEGYVKRVPLTSYRKQARGGKGVIGAETKEGDFTEHIFIASTHDYILFFTSIGKVHWVKVYDLPEMARTAKGRSIVNIIRFNQNEKITDAIPVNDFTKGFLVMATESGLVKKTELKDYGNPQKGGIIALKLDDKPARPNDSGRSGGDRLIGVRVSSGKDHIILGTQEGMSIRFAEENVRATGRATYGVQGIKLRKGDVVKDMILIEKDGSLLTTCENGYGKRTPFEEYRLQRRGGTGVRNIKASDRNGKVIGLKTVTDKDELILITIKGTAMRMPVTDIRTIGRNTQGVRLIKLQPGDKLVSVATVAPEDVE is encoded by the coding sequence ATGTCTAAAGATTCCAAAAAGCCAGAATCGGATGCAGTTGACAAGAATGCCCTTCCCAACCCGACCTCGGTCGTGGACATCGGCATCGAAGATGAGATGAAGAATTCCTATCTCACCTACGCCATGAGCGTCATCGTTTCCCGGGCCCTGCCGGATGTGCGCGACGGCCTGAAACCCTCCCAGCGCCGCATCCTCATCGCCATGAACGACCTCAATCTCGGCCCGCGCTCCAAACACCGCAAGTGCGCTAAGATTGCCGGCGATACCTCGGGCAACTACCACCCACACGGCGAACAGGTGGTCTATCCGACCCTGGTCAGAATGGCCCAGGACTTTGCCTGCCGATACATATTAGTGGACGGCCAGGGCAACTTCGGTTCGATTGACGGCGACCCGCCGGCCGCTATGCGTTACACCGAGGCCCGGCTGACCGATTTCTCGTCCAAGATGCTGGAAGACCTGGACAAGAACACGGTTGACATGGTGCCCAACTACGACGAGACCCGCGAAGAGCCGACCGTCCTGCCCTCGGCGTTCCCGAACCTGCTCTGCAACGGCTCATCCGGCATCGCCGTCGGCATGGCCACCAGCATCCCGCCCCATAATTTAGGCGAGGTGGTGGACGGCATTGTCAAGGTCATCGAAAAACCCGAGGTGGAAATAGAAGAGCTGATGGAAATCGTCAAAGGGCCGGACTTCCCGACCGGCGGCACCATCTGCGGCAACAAAGGCATCATCGACGCCTATAAAACCGGCCGGGGCATCATCACGGTCCGGGCTAAAATCAGCACCGAAGAAGTCAAGGGCGGCCGGACCAATGTGGTCGTGACCGAAATCCCCTACAACCAGGAAAAGAACAAGATTATCGAACGCATCGCCCAATTAGTCAAGGACAACCGCATCCAGGGCGTCTCGGACATCCGTGACGAAAGCGACCGGGACGGCATGCGCATCGTGGTGGAAATCAAGCGCGGCGAAGAGCCCCAGATTACCATCAACCAGCTCTATGAAAACACGCCCTTGCAGGACAATTTCAGCATCATCATGATTGCCCTGGTCAACAGCCGGCCGCTGCTGCTTAACCTCAAGCAGATATTAGTGGCCTACAAAGACCATAGAATAGAAATCATCCGCCGCCGGACCAAGTATCTCCTGGACAAGGCCGAAGCCGAGTTGCACATTTTAGAAGGCCTGTACATCGCGGTGGATAATATCGACGACATCATCAAATTAATCAAGCGCTCCAAGTCCCCGGACGAGGCCCGAGTCAAACTCATAGAAAAATACTCGCTCAGTGAAATCCAAGCCGAGGCCATCCTCCAGATGCGCCTGCAGAAACTGACCGGACTGGAACGGGAGAAACTGGAAGCCGACATCAAAAAGCACAAGGAAGAAATCACCGACTACAAAGCCATCCTGGCCGACAACGACCTGGTCTTGGACATCATCAAGGAAGACCTCTACGAACTCAAAGAAAAATACGCCGACAAGCGCCGGAGCGAAATCCTCAAACGCGATGTCAAGGAGTTCGTCCTGGAGGAACTCATCACCAAGGAAGATGTGGCCGTGGTCATCAGCCACGAGGGCTATGTCAAGCGCGTGCCGCTGACCAGCTACCGGAAACAGGCCCGGGGCGGCAAGGGCGTTATCGGCGCCGAGACGAAAGAAGGCGATTTTACCGAACATATCTTCATCGCCTCGACCCACGACTATATCCTGTTCTTCACCTCCATCGGCAAGGTCCACTGGGTCAAGGTCTATGACCTGCCAGAGATGGCCCGGACGGCCAAGGGCCGCTCTATCGTCAACATCATCCGCTTCAACCAGAACGAAAAGATTACCGACGCCATCCCGGTCAATGACTTTACCAAGGGATTCCTGGTCATGGCCACCGAATCCGGGCTGGTCAAGAAAACCGAACTCAAGGACTACGGCAACCCGCAAAAAGGCGGCATCATCGCATTGAAATTAGATGACAAGCCCGCCCGACCGAATGACTCCGGTCGTTCGGGCGGGGACCGCCTCATCGGCGTCCGGGTCTCATCCGGCAAGGACCACATCATCCTGGGCACCCAGGAAGGCATGTCCATCCGGTTCGCCGAGGAAAACGTCCGCGCCACCGGCCGGGCCACCTACGGAGTTCAGGGCATCAAACTCCGCAAAGGCGACGTGGTCAAGGATATGATTCTGATTGAAAAAGACGGCTCATTACTGACCACCTGCGAAAACGGATACGGCAAGCGCACCCCGTTTGAGGAATATCGCTTACAGCGCCGGGGCGGCACCGGAGTCAGGAACATCAAGGCCTCAGACCGCAACGGCAAGGTCATCGGCCTCAAGACCGTCACCGACAAAGACGAACTGATTCTCATCACCATCAAAGGCACAGCCATGCGTATGCCGGTGACCGACATCAGGACTATTGGCCGCAATACCCAGGGCGTCCGGCTGATAAAGTTGCAACCGGGTGACAAACTTGTCTCGGTCGCCACCGTCGCGCCGGAAGATGTGGAGTAA
- a CDS encoding HAD family hydrolase, protein MTKAVFLDRDGTLNYEIKGDLTRPAQLRLYKNVPEALKLLRQAGYKLIVVTNQSLIARGLIPETGLHLIHRKLKGLLAKNGVRLDGIYYCPHHPTRGTVKRFTKACDCRKPEPGMLKKAIRDFRVDPKQSFFIGDTRRDMGAARKMRIRFILLLTGYGRKTLKEINRKEPAFISGSLLKACKFVVSEFQ, encoded by the coding sequence ATGACCAAAGCCGTTTTTCTGGACCGCGATGGCACCCTCAACTACGAAATTAAAGGAGACCTGACCCGGCCGGCCCAGTTGCGGCTGTATAAAAATGTCCCCGAGGCATTGAAACTGCTCCGGCAGGCCGGATATAAATTAATTGTCGTAACCAACCAGTCGCTGATTGCCCGCGGCCTGATTCCGGAAACAGGGCTGCATCTTATCCACCGGAAACTAAAAGGCCTGCTGGCTAAAAATGGCGTCCGGCTGGACGGGATTTATTATTGCCCGCATCATCCGACCAGAGGGACTGTCAAACGTTTTACTAAGGCCTGCGACTGCCGGAAACCAGAGCCCGGAATGCTCAAAAAGGCGATAAGGGATTTCCGGGTGGACCCGAAACAGTCGTTCTTTATCGGCGATACCCGGCGCGATATGGGCGCGGCCCGGAAGATGCGCATCAGATTTATATTATTGTTGACCGGTTACGGACGGAAGACCTTAAAAGAAATAAACAGAAAAGAACCTGCCTTTATCAGTGGCAGCTTATTAAAGGCGTGTAAATTTGTCGTATCGGAATTTCAATAA
- a CDS encoding DUF21 domain-containing protein encodes MELFNVLPPASILVIIVGLLILSACFSATEIAMFSFRKTKLAMMVKQQNKTAILIQKILSEPDKLLGTILIGNNIVNTSASVLATALALYFFGENGIFVAMVVMTVILIQFGEVMPKVLASQYWERFSFATARPIRILYYVFYPINMLISAISRLALMPFNIKIQHRKPMITKEELKHIVSLSTESGHLQESETFLLMNVFEFTDRLVSEVMIPREKMVALDIALPPDKITEFIMERHYTRIPVYENDVDNIIGVLHIKDYFNVVCYKDIIATIDLLRKPFFVSEKARISELLKEFQKRHVHLAIVRDDDNKTVGLITLENIMEQIVGEIRDEHK; translated from the coding sequence ATGGAACTGTTTAATGTATTGCCGCCGGCGTCAATTCTGGTTATTATTGTCGGGCTGCTTATCCTGAGCGCCTGCTTTTCGGCCACCGAGATTGCCATGTTTTCGTTCCGCAAGACCAAGCTGGCCATGATGGTGAAACAGCAGAATAAAACCGCGATATTAATCCAGAAGATTCTGTCCGAGCCGGATAAGCTGCTGGGCACGATTTTAATCGGCAATAACATCGTCAATACCAGCGCCTCGGTCCTGGCCACGGCCCTGGCCCTGTATTTCTTCGGGGAAAACGGTATCTTTGTCGCCATGGTGGTCATGACCGTTATCCTGATACAATTCGGGGAGGTCATGCCCAAGGTCCTGGCTAGCCAGTACTGGGAGCGGTTCTCGTTCGCCACGGCCCGGCCGATAAGAATTCTCTATTATGTTTTTTATCCGATAAACATGCTCATCTCGGCCATCAGCCGGCTGGCATTAATGCCCTTTAATATAAAAATCCAGCACCGCAAGCCGATGATTACCAAGGAGGAGCTCAAGCACATCGTTTCGTTATCCACGGAAAGCGGGCATCTCCAGGAGTCCGAGACGTTCCTGCTGATGAATGTCTTTGAGTTTACCGACCGGCTGGTCAGCGAGGTAATGATTCCCAGGGAGAAGATGGTGGCGCTTGACATAGCTCTTCCGCCTGATAAGATAACGGAATTTATTATGGAAAGACATTATACCCGAATACCGGTTTACGAGAATGACGTGGATAACATCATCGGGGTGTTGCATATAAAAGATTATTTTAATGTGGTCTGCTATAAGGATATTATTGCCACGATTGACCTGCTGAGGAAGCCGTTCTTCGTTTCCGAGAAGGCCCGGATTAGCGAGCTCCTGAAAGAATTCCAGAAGAGACATGTGCACCTGGCGATTGTCCGGGACGACGACAATAAGACGGTCGGCCTGATTACCCTGGAAAACATCATGGAACAGATAGTCGGGGAAATCAGGGACGAACATAAGTAA
- the tig gene encoding trigger factor, which yields MQTEVKEIGPCKVQIKIEMPPDKIKEKLEAKYTDFVASATVPGFRKGLAPRSLIERKFGKDIRDEVKNDLIISSCADAFKEKNLKPVADPEIDFDKIVFDETKPLSFDVVVEVEPTINLTEYAGIKVKKVPVEVTEKDIDTALEAIRQQNGEWQVLAKEKAKKGDMLVFSQETFVDGKHVHQNENSTMIIGQDVKFFGKPSADIGNSLNDMKAGDSKEIKMKVPDDAEKAEYRGKDATLKITVKEVKRINIPKLTEEWAKQIGFESVSKMKEEVKKRLLVQKAKDAEYKVESQVLDAILEKTPFQLPASLVNEGVNYTLRRWTTQMLMEGHPEKEVAADLENLKAKAKDAAERDIRIQFISDHIAKKEKIFVTEDEVSQRINELAGRYRKWPNEIRKYYEENHMMGQLRTDIREEKVRKLLREKAVITD from the coding sequence ATGCAGACAGAAGTAAAAGAAATCGGTCCGTGCAAGGTGCAGATTAAAATCGAGATGCCGCCGGACAAGATTAAGGAAAAGCTGGAGGCCAAGTATACGGATTTTGTGGCCTCGGCCACGGTGCCGGGATTCCGCAAAGGCCTGGCGCCCCGCAGTTTGATTGAACGCAAGTTCGGCAAGGATATCCGGGACGAGGTCAAGAACGACCTGATAATTTCTTCCTGCGCCGATGCCTTCAAGGAGAAAAACCTCAAGCCGGTGGCTGACCCGGAAATAGATTTTGACAAGATTGTGTTTGACGAGACCAAGCCGCTGTCCTTTGACGTGGTGGTGGAGGTCGAGCCGACCATCAATCTGACCGAATACGCCGGCATCAAGGTCAAGAAAGTGCCGGTAGAAGTAACCGAGAAGGATATTGATACCGCGCTGGAGGCAATCCGCCAGCAGAACGGCGAATGGCAGGTGCTGGCCAAAGAGAAAGCCAAAAAAGGCGATATGCTGGTCTTCAGCCAGGAGACCTTCGTGGACGGCAAGCATGTTCATCAGAACGAGAATTCCACTATGATTATCGGCCAGGATGTGAAATTCTTCGGCAAGCCCTCGGCTGATATCGGCAATTCCCTGAATGATATGAAGGCGGGCGATTCCAAGGAAATCAAGATGAAGGTGCCGGATGACGCCGAGAAGGCCGAATACCGCGGTAAGGATGCCACCCTGAAAATCACGGTCAAGGAAGTCAAGCGGATTAATATTCCCAAACTGACCGAGGAATGGGCCAAGCAAATCGGATTTGAGTCCGTTAGCAAGATGAAGGAAGAGGTCAAGAAGCGGCTGCTGGTCCAGAAGGCCAAGGACGCCGAGTATAAAGTCGAGAGCCAGGTGCTGGATGCGATTCTGGAAAAGACGCCGTTCCAGTTACCGGCCAGTCTGGTTAATGAAGGCGTAAATTACACGCTACGGCGCTGGACCACCCAGATGCTCATGGAAGGGCATCCGGAAAAGGAAGTCGCGGCCGACCTGGAAAACCTGAAAGCCAAGGCCAAGGATGCGGCCGAAAGGGATATCCGAATCCAGTTTATCAGCGACCATATCGCCAAGAAAGAAAAGATATTTGTTACCGAGGACGAGGTCAGCCAGCGGATAAACGAACTGGCCGGCCGCTACCGCAAATGGCCCAATGAAATCAGGAAATATTACGAGGAGAACCATATGATGGGCCAGTTACGCACCGACATCCGCGAGGAGAAGGTCCGGAAACTGTTGAGGGAAAAAGCGGTTATTACGGATTAG
- the clpP gene encoding ATP-dependent Clp endopeptidase proteolytic subunit ClpP has translation MSYLTPIVIEKSGKGERAYDIWSRLLKDRIVFIGGPIDDYVANLIIAQILFLQMENKNQSIDLYINSPGGSVTAGLAIYDTMQFVQCDVATYCIGQASSMGAVLLAAGTKGKRSCLPHARVMIHQPWGGVQGTAQDIKIQAEEIIKLKQKINLILAKHTGQSLEKIEKDTDRDYFMSGDEAKKYGLIDEVVESMRTKPEAKS, from the coding sequence ATGAGTTATCTGACGCCAATCGTGATTGAAAAGAGCGGCAAGGGCGAGCGCGCCTATGACATCTGGTCGCGCCTGCTAAAAGACCGGATCGTCTTTATCGGCGGGCCGATTGACGACTATGTGGCTAATCTGATTATCGCCCAGATTCTGTTCCTCCAGATGGAGAACAAGAATCAGAGTATCGACCTGTATATCAATTCGCCGGGCGGTTCGGTCACGGCCGGGTTAGCCATTTATGATACGATGCAGTTCGTCCAGTGTGACGTGGCCACCTATTGCATCGGCCAGGCCTCGAGCATGGGCGCGGTATTGCTGGCCGCCGGCACCAAAGGCAAGCGCAGCTGCCTGCCGCACGCCCGGGTGATGATTCACCAGCCCTGGGGCGGCGTCCAGGGCACGGCTCAGGATATCAAAATCCAGGCCGAAGAAATCATCAAACTCAAGCAAAAAATAAATCTGATTCTGGCCAAACATACCGGTCAATCCCTGGAGAAGATAGAAAAAGACACGGACCGCGATTATTTTATGTCGGGTGATGAAGCCAAGAAATACGGATTGATTGACGAGGTTGTGGAATCAATGAGAACCAAGCCGGAAGCAAAATCGTAA